The Elusimicrobiota bacterium sequence TAATCGCTAATGCAAAGAAGATCCGGCGCTTAAGCTCCGGAACTTTGAAAATATCCGCGATCGGGTTGCCCATCCTCTCCGTCGCCATTATTTCTTTAGAACCTCGATCCGGCCCCCGGCTTTCTCAATCAGTTGTTTAGCACTGGCTGAAAAAGCATGGGCCTGCACCGTTAAGGGTTTGCTCAATGCACCCTGGCCGAGAATTTTCACACGGACGCCCATCCCCTTGATGAGCCCCAATTGTCGCAAAGAATCCGGCGTGACAGATGCATTTGCTTCAAAACGATTTTCCAATTCGCCTACGTTGACGGGTG is a genomic window containing:
- the rplO gene encoding 50S ribosomal protein L15, with the translated sequence MRLDELKPAPGSRHRRKIVGRGIGSGHGAQSTRGMKGQRSRSGFGGMVGFEGGQVPLIRRIPKRGFRHTMWRIEYSPVNVGELENRFEANASVTPDSLRQLGLIKGMGVRVKILGQGALSKPLTVQAHAFSASAKQLIEKAGGRIEVLKK